Proteins encoded within one genomic window of Eurosta solidaginis isolate ZX-2024a chromosome 1, ASM4086904v1, whole genome shotgun sequence:
- the LOC137238612 gene encoding uncharacterized protein, giving the protein MNFLSLMIAKQVVKVNARAQLKLHLWNNGWIFFNNKYVRRRWRLFKVSYRKQLGLINYESKNRYEQIIILIIQHYKIPATHETALLISTENGRILDRQLFDYFLTLFPNPSIIFYIRCEYNRAISLLQPIQEQDDEEIRSVAENSEICMETELHEKQKKKNNVVNDAEYADDCFIYEYPTTTSKMRTTRDSAQKKRSGCAKQSPRIEFVKCVKKYLQLSELKKHTKKKKPLAQAKRIMRV; this is encoded by the exons ATGAATTTCCTGTCGTTGATGATAGCCAAACAAGTTGTTAAAGTGAACGCACGCGCGCAGCTAAAATTGCATTTATGGAATAACGGTTGGATTTTCTT caacaacaaatatgtGCGAAGAAGGTGGAGGTTGTTTAAAGTTTCATATCGCAAACAATTGGGTTTAATTAATTATGAGTCCAAGAATCGCTATGAACAAATAATTATATTGATTATCCAACATTACAAAATACCCGCTACACATGAAACAGCTCTACTCATCTCTACAGAAAATGGTCGAATTCTTGATCGCCAACTTTTTGATTATTTTCTTACGCTTTTTCCAAATCCCAGCATTATTTTCTATATACGTTGTGAATATAATCGCGCCATTAGTCTTTTGCAACCAATACAGGAACAAGATGATGAAGAAATACGTAGTGTAGCAGAAAATAGTGAGATTTGTATGGAAACGGAATTGCACGAGAAGCAGAAGAAGAAAAATAATGTGGTTAATGACGCTGAATATGCTGATG ATTGTTTCATATATGAATatccaacaacaacaagcaaaatGAGAACAACAAGAGATAGTGCTCAGAAGAAAAGGTCTGGATGTGCTAAACAATCGCCACGCATtgaatttgtaaaatgtgtgaaAAAGTATTTACAGCTGAGTGAATTgaaaaagcacacaaaaaaa